Proteins encoded within one genomic window of Trichoderma asperellum chromosome 2, complete sequence:
- a CDS encoding uncharacterized protein (EggNog:ENOG41) has translation MAPAPDATALQSLETLIETAGTLLKQLREVLGEIRNNPDHASTPATSSASTTPLDALALARDSATLIRAHATKVSLLIINEPFTPTAVSSVIRELVKGPIPGLAASVQACDPNIYTLAFRREMASRCQNVLSGLAELLVRIPKDGKVLSKEKEGFGAGGKGSIASTGVLWSACDSLVSLANGSVSGFFVEKMTEWKDTLSDIMEEIKEWGDEETDEEDEEDDDDAADEVDDLADQVESTHISAQNMLDDLMSSHHSIPASDPDGIRPRLESSLRRLRLVILLYTAITKRRMKKLPSFPQSDTSSSTTTQRLNELAPLLQKLPDSFGDLACSFYELQPKEIDDAMDQCFLDAFAISELLSESWDGSRDEFTDWTGKFQKEIKKA, from the coding sequence ATGGCCCCTGCACCCGATGCCACGGCTCTTCAGAGCCTCGAAACCCTCATTGAAACGGCAGGAACTCTCTTGAAGCAGCTCCGAGAGGTCCTCGGCGAAATTCGAAACAATCCAGACCATGCCTCAACACCAGCTAcctcttcagcctcaacAACGCCACTCGATgctctcgccctcgcccgcGACTCAGCGACCCTGATCAGGGCCCATGCCACCAAAGTCTCTCTGCTCATAATAAACGAGCCCTTCACCCCCACAGCAGTCTCGTCTGTCATCCGTGAGCTAGTCAAGGGCCCTATACCTGGTCTTGCGGCATCCGTCCAAGCATGCGATCCAAATATCTACACTCTGGCCTTTCGGCGTGAGATGGCGTCAAGATGCCAAAACGTGTTGTCAGGGCTGGCCGAACTCCTAGTAAGAATACCCAAGGATGGTAAAGTCTTGtcaaaggagaaggaagggTTCGGCGCTGGGGGAAAGGGCAGCATCGCATCGACTGGCGTTCTCTGGTCTGCCTGCGACAGTCTTGTTAGtcttgccaatggcagcgtTAGCGGATTCTTCGTGGAGAAGATGACCGAGTGGAAGGATACTCTCAGTGATATCATGGAAGAGATCAAGGAATGGGGAGACGAAGAgaccgacgaagaagatgaagaagacgacgacgatgctgcCGACGAGGTGGATGATCTTGCAGATCAAGTCGAATCAACCCACATCTCAGCCCAAAATATGCTCGACGATCTCATGAGCTCGCACCACAGCATCCCCGCCTCCGACCCAGACGGTATCCGTCCTCGCCTCGAATCATCCCTCCGCCGTCTCcgcctcgtcatcctcctgTACACAGCCATCACCAAGCGCCGCATGAAGAAACTCCCTTCTTTCCCACAGAGcgacaccagcagcagcacgacaACACAGCGATTAAACGAACTTGCCCCCCTGCTGCAGAAACTCCCCGATAGCTTCGGAGACCTTGCCTGTTCCTTTTACGAGCTGCAGCCTAAGGAGATTGACGACGCCATGGACCAGTGCTTCCTCGATGCGTTTGCCATCAGCGAGCTGCTGAGCGAGAGCTGGGATGGCTCAAGAGATGAGTTTACAGATTGGACAGGAAAGTTCCAAAAGGAGATTAAGAAGGCATAA
- a CDS encoding uncharacterized protein (BUSCO:EOG092D13AE~SECRETED:SignalP(1-21)): MQHPKSLALLGAVCSFTVAAAGSVPRGVGPEFVSYYQDKDVFTCISNPSIKISLDRVNDHSCDCPDGSDEPGTAACAFIDPLSPEQPLIGSPSGTTNATQSLPGFWCANKGHIGAYIPFSYVNDGICDYDVCCDGSEEYGHVNGVKCNDRCAEIGKEYRKLAEARRKSVEKASVIKQQMLKEAKQLRQEVERRVTILEQDKKNIEARKADLEQKYAEALKEDSNRVVKSEGAGGKLGVLVGLAKDRVEELREALRLVTEDREALRAKKNELEAILKQFKEDYNPNFNDEGVKAAVRSWEDYAAREASSDQSEFHESDINEILQEDDETNGVNWKAFDEFGEDTDVLYNFNAYLPPFIRNVVQEKLRSIRKWLVENGLIAAAPSTGSESNEVRIAREYAEAADVDLRNKIRDLEADQSDLQKDYGPSDIFRAIKGKCAEIDSGEYTYEICWLDKTMQKSKKGHGSTNMGNFDRIDIEMADDDERVDGKSLGSGPRMVMRYNNGQTCWNGPQRRTDVWLGCAEKEEVWRVTEAEKCVYKMEVGTPAACEYEEDVKNSHNKDEL; the protein is encoded by the exons ATGCAGCACCCAAAGTCGTTGGCTCTCTTGGGTGCCGTGTGCTCCTTCacggtggctgctgctggcagcgTGCCACGTGGAGTTGGACCCGAGT TCGTCTCCTATTACCAGGATAAGGATGTATTTACTTGCATCTCCAACCCGTCCATCAAAATCAGCCTAGATCGTGTCAACGACCACTCCTGCGACTGTCCAGATGGCTCAGACGAACCCGGCACCGCAGCCTGTGCCTTCATCGACCCTCTTTCCCCTGAACAGCCCCTGATTGGCAGCCCGTCTGGGACTACAAATGCCACTCAGTCCTTGCCTGGATTCTGGTGTGCCAACAAGGGTCACATTGGAGCCTACATTCCATTCTCCTACGTCAATGACGGCATCTGCGATTACGATGTCTGCTGCGATGGATCAGAAGAGTATGGACATGTCAATGGCGTCAAGTGCAACGACCGCTGTGCGGAGATTGGCAAAGAATACCGAAAGCTCGCTGAAGCTAGAAGGAAAAGCGTTGAAAAGGCCAGCGTGATAAAGCAGCAAATGCTTAAGGAGGCAAAGCAGCTCCGTCAGGAGGTCGAGCGTCGCGTTACAATACTAGAGCAGGATAAAAAGAACATTGAAGCTAGAAAGGCAGATCTGGAACAGAAATATGCCGAAGCTCTGAAGGAAGACAGCAACAGGGTTGTTAAGAGCGAAGGCGCTGGCGGCAAGCTTGGTGTCTTGGTTGGCCTTGCTAAAGATAGGGTTGAGGAGCTGCGAGAAGCTCTCAGACTGGTTACAGAAGATCGCGAAGCCCTGCGTGCCAAGAAGAACGAGCTCGAGGCCATTCTCAAGCAGTTCAAGGAAGACTACAACCCCAACTTCAACGACGAAGGAGTCAAGGCCGCCGTTAGATCATGGGAAGACTACGCGGCCCGTGAAGCTTCGTCTGACCAGTCCGAGTTCCATGAGTCTGACATCAACGAGATTCTTCAAGAGGATGACGAGACCAATGGAGTAAACTGGAAAGCATTCGATGAGTTTGGCGAGGACACAGACGTCC TATACAACTTCAATGCTTACCTGCCTCCATTTATTCGCAATGTGGTTCAAGAAAAACTCCGGTCTATTCGCAAATGGCTCGTCGAAAATGGCctgattgctgctgctcccagcACTGGGTCAGAATCAAACGAAGTCAGGATTGCCCGAGAGTACGCCGAAGCAGCTGACGTGGATCTCAGAAACAAGATCAGGGATCTCGAGGCAGACCAGTCAGATCTTCAGAAGGACTATGGCCCATCTGACATTTTCCGCGCTATCAAGGGCAAGTGTGCTGAGATTGATTCCGGCGAATACACTTATGAAATCTGTTGGCTCGACAAGACAATGCAGAAATCCAAGAAGGGCCACGGATCCACCAACATGGGCAACTTTGATAGGATCGATATTGAAATggcagatgatgacgagAGGGTGGATGGTAAGAGTCTTGGCAGTGGTCCTAGGATGGTAATGCGGTACAACAACGGCCAGACATGCTGGAACGGCCCTCAGAGACGAACCGACGTCTGGCTCGGATGCgcggagaaggaagaagtcTGGAGAGTGACCGAGGCCGAGAAGTGCGTCTACAAGATGGAGGTAGGAACACCAGCCGCCTGTGAGTATGAAGAGGATGTGAAAAACTCTCACAACAAGGATGAACTATAA
- a CDS encoding uncharacterized protein (EggNog:ENOG41), protein MEFQPSYMAAMSESDTARLKPQVEQNAGSATYTPFLLRLYDFWVLGVSNHFAWQCSTTKVQLPLFKATIGKRHLDVGVGTGYYPAKSVETETPCKEITLVDLNPNTLNQAAARINEAQKNIKVNTVVANIYEPLPLPTGEKFDSISTFYLLHCLAGPPESKTQVFDVLKKYVADDGVFVGTTILGKERPMNFFAGRLMKLYNEKGIFDNWQDSKAVFEEGLRRNFDEVDIQIIGRSMVWTARRPKKEA, encoded by the coding sequence ATGGAATTTCAGCCCTCTTATATGGCAGCAATGAGTGAGTCTGATACAGCACGTTTGAAGCCGCAAGTGGAGCAGAATGCCGGCTCGGCCACTTACACGCCCTTCTTGCTACGACTTTACGATTTCTGGGTTCTTGGGGTATCAAATCACTTTGCTTGGCAATGCTCAACAACAAAAGTCCAACTTCCCCTCTTCAAAGCTACAATAGGAAAAAGGCATCTCGATGTTGGCGTCGGGACGGGATATTATCCAGCCAAATCCGTCGAAACCGAAACGCCATGCAAAGAGATCACACTCGTCGACCTAAATCCGAACACGCTAAATCAAGCTGCCGCTCGTATCAACGAAGCACAGAAAAACATAAAAGTAAACACCGTCGTTGCCAACATCTACGAGCCGTTGCCTCTGCCCACTGGCGAAAAGTTCGACTCTATCAGCACCTTTTACCTCCTCCACTGCCTCGCCGGCCCCCCTGAAAGCAAGACACAAGTATTCGACGTCTTAAAAAAATACGTTGCCGACGATGGCGTCTTCGTGGGCACCACCATCCTCGGCAAGGAGAGGCCGATGAACTTCTTCGCCGGGCGACTAATGAAACTCTACAACGAAAAGGGCATCTTTGACAACTGGCAAGACAGCAAGGCCGTGTTCGAGGAAGGCCTACGGCGGAACTTTGACGAGGTCGATATCCAGATCATTGGAAGGAGTATGGTCTGGACGGCCAGGAGGCCCAAGAAGGAAGCATGA